TCATCGTCCAGGTCGTGTTGCGCGAGAGCAGATCAACTTCACCCGACTGCAGCGCGGTGAAGCGCTCTTTGGCCGACAGCGGCGTGAACTTGACCTTGGAGGCGTCGCCGAAAACCGCCGCCGCGACGGCGCGGCAGAGATCGACGTCGATGCCGGTCCAGTTCCCCTTGTCGTCGGTGTTGGAGAAGCCCGGCAGACCCTGGCTCACGCCACACTGCACGTGGCCCTTGGCGCGCACGTCGTCCAGAGTGCCCGCAGCGGCCACACCGGCGAAACCTGTCGCCACCACGGCGCCCAATGCCACCTTGGCAAATACCTTCATGCTTATCGACCCTCCATTAGGTTCCTTCCGTCGAACGTCACCGCCCCGTAGGCCGAGGTCTGACGATCGACACTTCAGTAGGATGGCGCCCCAACGGGGCGCGCCACCCCCTAGAACGGGTATAACCAGGGCGTCAACCAAGAACAATGACGCCAAAATGCGACACGCGATGCGCGCTTGCAACAAGCAGCCACCGCGGCATCGCCGAATTCAACGCAACTCGCGGATGAGGCAGACGAGGGTCCGGCCACCGACATCGGCTGTTGCCGCATCCGCGAATCCCACGCGCCGATAGAAGGCGACATTGCGCGCCTTTTCGGCGGTCACCACGTGCACGCCGGCGGCGCCTTCGGCGCGCGCCAGATCGAGGAACGCGCGGACCAGTCGCCCGCCGATCCCGTGCGAGCGCCATTCGGGGGCGATGTTGATGTGGAGATGGGCGGGGGCCCGTTCGGTCACGGCCGCGAAGTGGCGATGATAGCCCTGCTCGTCCAGGATCGGATCGGCCTCGGGTGGCCGGAGGACTCCAACGAGATAACCGACGGCGGTCCTGCCCGCTGCCCCGTCGGCGTCTCCGGAGCCGTCTCCATCGACCGCCACGAAACAGGACTGGGGAAATCGATCCAGGTACGTCGTCAGCCAGCGCCGCTCGAAAGCCCGCCGCTCGGCTGGCGAGGGAAATTCCCCGCCTCCCCGAGAGAGATGAAAAATTTCGAGGAGACGACGGCGCACGATGGATTCATCCCCGGCATCCGGCAATGGGAGGATGACAATACCATCGACGCTCGGACGCATCATTCGCTCTCCACGCGCTGGCGCGTCGGCGACCACCGAGGGGCCAAACGCAACGGGAGCCTCTGCCGCGATGCGGACGGTGTCAAGCGCCAAGGGCGCACGTCCCTCGCGGAGACGCGCGCCCTCTCTGCGTTCGTGCCCGTCATGCCCGAACGCCAAGGCGGGCGGGCATGACGGCTCGATGTGGGGCGAATGCTCAGCGGCTGGTCGGCGCGGTGAAAATCTGCTGCGCCCAACCCGGCTGGCCGGCGAAGTGGTGGCTGCCCTTGCCGTACGATCCAGCCTCCGCGCTGGCCGCGGCCAGCATCATGGAGAGTGCAACCGCTGTCATGGAAAGAATGCGCGTCATGTCCGTCTCCTAACTTTCGTTGATCCTCCCGAGCACTCGGATCGCGCTCGGCTGGACCAGAGATGGAGACGGATTTCGAACTGCAAAGAGGGGCTCACGCCAACGTGGCAAGTCGAGAGCGCGCCCGTGATCGGGCGTGATCGAACGAAATTCACGGGCCAACGGATGCCGGCGTGACCGGCAGGCACGAGCCCGATTACTTGTTGCGCGTCGGCATGACGACGAGTTGGGAAATGTTCACGTGAGGCGGCGCGGCAAGAGCATAGAGGATCGTCTCGGCGACATCCTCGGGGGCCAGCCGGCCCGGCGCCTTGGAATAAAACTCTGCTGCCACGGCCTCGTCCCCATGATGGCGCGCGGCAGCAAAACCGGTCTCGACGAGCCCGGGCAAAATCTCCGTAACCCGAAGGTCCTCGGTCCGATAGTCCAGGCGCAGTTCCTCGGTGAAGGCGCGAACCGCGTACTTCGAGGGAACATATCCGCTGCCACCCGCGTAGGGCCGCAGACCGACGATCGATCCGATGGTGACGATATGCCCATTGCCGCTGGCCCGCAGGCCGTCGATGAAGGCGCGCACGAACCGGATCGTCCCATTGACGTTCGTCTCGACAATGCCGGCGAGCGCCTCGGCGTCGCATTCATGGAAAGGCTGCCGGCCGCCGACGTCGTGGCCGGCCGCAGCGATGACCGTATCGACCACCGGCCAACCGGCCGGAAGCCGCCGCGTGAGGCTCGCAACGCTTTCTGGATCGGCGACGTCGAGATCGAGCAGCGCGGCACGCCCCTGGCGATCCCGGCAAATGTCCTCGGCCTTGGCCAGCGAACGACCACAGACCGCGACCCGCGCCCCGGCATCGAGCAACAGGCGGGCCGTGGCCTTGCCGATCCCCGAGGTCGCACCGGAAATCACCACCGTGCGTTCTGCAAGCCGGCTCATCACTCCTCCGTTCGATAAAGGGGCATTCCACGAAACCACCCGACGCCCCTTCGTCGTCGCCCATGGCCGGCCCGTCAAGTGCCGCGCCTTGCGAGGCGGTGCTCGCGAGCGCTACTGCAGACGACTGAGGAGCCGGTCGATCTGCCTGCCGATCGCTGCCGTCTGATCGCGCAGGCTTTCGAGACTCGCCTGGAATTGACGGGGGTCGGCGAGCGCGCCGTCGGGAAGCGGTCCATCTCCGTGCCCGCTGATCAGCCAGACCGGGCTCACACCGAGCAGACCGGCGAGCATGACGAGGCGATTGGCGCGGGGCTCGCTGCGGTCGCTCTCCCAGGCACTCATGGTCGCCGAGCGAACGCCGAGGCGGCGCGCAACCTGGGCCTGCGAGAGGCCGCTCGCGAGGCGGGCGCGCTCGATGCGCCCACCGAGCGTATCCTCCCAGTCCGGCTGATCATGCTCGTCGGCTCGTCCGTCGAAATCGCCACCATGCGACAAGGCACGAAGGCGAGTCTCCGCCCCGAGGCGGTCCTGTTCGTTCGACATTTTCAACTCCTCGCTGTTTCGCCGTGGTGCGAATGGCGTCACGCCGCAAAGACGTGATCTCCCCTCATCCAACGGACGCTCGAAAGCGCCTGGTTCGCGGGGGTCCCCGGCTCACTACGCAAGTAACGAAACCTGCCCCCAATTCGGCAGGGGGCGGGGCGGGCGAACAATGGCACGCCACGCTCGGCGCGCTGCTCACCGCTTTCGGGCTTCGCTCTGCATCGACGCCCCACGTTCTAAACGATCGGGTCGGGAATTCAACCGACCTCGACCAGAACGGGCTTGATCAGCCCATCCGGCCCGTTCGTTCGCGCAATGTCCATCGGGCAGGCCGAGAACACCACGACGAGATCGCGCTCGGCGCGCAAAGTGACGCTGTCACCGACCCGCACCCCCGGCGGCTCGATCGAAATGCGGCCGCCGGCGCCGACCACGACGTTCTGGAAGATGTTGAACGGAGCGGGCAATTCGGGCGGGACGCGACCGATCGCGGCGAGCGCCTCGAGCAGGTTGGCGGCGCAGCTGCGGTGCGGCCCGACGTGGCCGAGCAGTTCGTAGCGGCGATCGTCGCAGGCCGACATCAGGTAGTCGTGGGTGCCCGGCGAGGTGTCCTCGACAATGGTGAGGAACGGGTGGCGACGATTCGAGTAGAGCGTATCACCACACTCGATCCAGAGCTTTTCGATGCACGAGCGTGTGTGCTCGCCCGAAAGGAACTCGCCCGCGTCCCGGGCATCGAATGCCCAGCAATCGACGACCTGGGAGCCCTCGATGTCGACGACGCGAACGCTCTCGCCGGTCGCCACTTCGAATGCCCGCCCCTCGCCCGCCGGAATGATCGTCTTTCTGCCCACGGTCCTTCTCCCACAGTGTTCCGGCGCCCCGAGCGCCGCCGAACGCCATTTGCGCCCAAAGCAGGCCACTTGCACAGCCCTCGGCGAAGGGGCAAGACGGGCGGGTCGAGACGTCCCGCGAACCGGCCCGACGGTCGGATGGCGCAGTGGCGGCTCGACTTCGCGCGGTGCGGCGCAATGCGCGCCAGCGGATTGGACGGGGCTGGACGCGGCCCATCGCTCGCACCGCGCGCCCGGCAATGATGGAGGCACGTGTGGTCGGCAATTCGCAGCTCATCGAGCATTACCGGCAGGCTCATGCTTCGCGGGTGTATGGGACGTCCTCTGTCAAGTATCTGCGCTATCTGCGGCCGGAGATCGGCATCCTGCGGCCCCGTTCGGTGCTGGACTACGGATGCGGTCAGAGCCGGTTCGTCGACATGCTCGAAATCGGCTACCCGCTCGAGGTGTTGCGCTACGATCCAGCCATACCGCAATACGCCACTCCACCGGCCCAACCGGCGGACCTCTTGATCAACATCGATGTCCTCGAGCACATCGAGGAACACGATCTCGACGCGGTGCTCGCGCACATGCGCAGCCTCTGCCGCCATGCGATCATCATCGTCGACACCAAGGCCTCGAATCACATGCTCGCGGACGGGCGCAACGCGCACGTCTCGCTGCACCCGCACGCCTGGTGGCAGGCGCGGATCGAAAAGCACTTCGGTCCGGTGCGCCGCATCGCGACGCCCCGCTCGTCACGCGCGGGTTTCGCCACATGGCAACTCGCCCCCCGCCAGCGCCTCGCGCGTCTCGTTGCACGGGCGCGCGAAACCGGCGCCTATTGTGCGCGGCGCGCCGTCGGGCGGCACAAAACGGCTTGGAAAGACAGCACGACGCACAACGTCGATTGAGCATTCCGGAGAGCGGGCGTGACACAGAGGATGGCGGCGCGAACGCCAACCGCGGGCGCAGTGGCCGCAAGGGCGGGGTCGGTGAGTCGCCTGATCGGCAAGCGTATCGGCGCAAACGGCAAGCCGCGGGCCGGTCGGCGAACGTGGTCAGACATCGCGATCGGACGGCGCCACCCCGCGAGCCGCACGGCGTGACGACGACCCAACGCGGGCATGGCGGCGGTGCCCATCCGGCGCCGCTCTCGAGCGTCGTCATCGCGGTGCTCTGGGCGACGCAGACGTTCGCCATTTTCTACGACTCCGCCGTCCTGCAGATGCTTTCCGCTTGGCTCTTTTCGGCCTATCTCGTTGCTGGCCTCGTCCGGGGTAGCCGAGAGACCCGCTTCGTCTGGCTGATCGCGGCGATCGTCGGGAGCCTGACGCTGACGCGCCTCACTGGCGAGCGCATCTACGAGGCGGTCGTCTTTGCGATGCTCTTCACCGCCTGGTTGCCGGTTCTCCAGGCGGCACGCATCGTCGCGCGAACGGCGTCCGGGGTCATCGAGAGCCGGCGACGCATCGCCGAACTGCCGGACGGACGACGTGAACCGGGCTTCCTTTTCGGCGCCTTCGGCTTCGGCGGCTTTCTCAACACCGGCACCTATGCGTTGCTCTCGACGCTGACCCCGAGCGATGCGACGCCGACGACCCGCAGACGCTATGCGGAGGCCTGCCTCAGGGGGGTCAATCTCACGATCCCGTGGTCTCCCTTCTTTCTGGCCATGGCCTTCGTGCAGAGCTACCTGCCGGCCGTGCCTCTCTGGCAGGTGATCCTCACCGGGTTGCCGATTTCAATCACCGGCCTCGCCATCTCGCTCTGGCTCCATGGCGCCGTCGGTGAGCGCGGCGCGCGGGGGACGCTGCTCGGACGTGGCGGTTTGCTGGCGGCCTGCCTCCACTGCCTCGCGCCACTCGTGCCGATCCTCGTGGTTTGCGGCGGTGGTGTGGTCCTGGTTGCCGCGGCGACGGGCCTCGGCACGCTCGCAACGGTCATCGTCACGCTGCCCGTGGTGATCGCAGCGCAACTTGCCGTCACCGGGACCGACCCGCGGCCGCTCGCGGGAGAACTCACCCGCAAACTGCCCGATCTCCAGGGCGAAATCACCCTCATCAGCGCCGGCATGATCCTCGGCGTCCTGCTGCGCGACGAGCCGAATCTTTCCGCCTACGTCGCACCGTTGCTGGGCGGCAGCGTGCCGCTTTGGCTGACGCCGGGCCTCGTGACGCTCGCCATGATCCTGCTCGGCATCGCCAACATCCACCCGATCATCACCGGCGCGGCGATCCTCGGGGCCATCGTGCCGGCAGCCTCGCACGCCTCGGAGATCGCCCTCTTCCATGCGGTGCTGCTTGGCTGGAGCATGTCGACGATCGTCTCACTCTCGGCGCTCTCGCTGATCATCGCGGCGAGCATGTTCCAGGTGCGCGCACTCTCGCTGGTCCTGGCCGGAAACCTGCGCTTCATACTGCTCTTCGTGCCGGTCGTGTCTTTCTACCTCGGCTGGATGGCGTGACGGTGGGGAGGCAGTTCCCGGGCGACCGGCCGAGCAGCGCGGATTGCTGCCCCGCTCGGGTCGCCGCCCGGGTGATCCGCCATCACCCTCAGCTACCGCGCCCGGCGCGCTTGGGACGCGGACCGTCCTCGATCGGCGCATCGTCGGGAAGGTGGGCGGCCGGATCGTCGGCCTCGGCCTCGCCCTGCGTGATCGCCTTGACGATGAGCCCCGCGCTCTGGCGCACGTCACGTTCGATCGCCGCCGCGATGGCCGGGTTTTCCTTGAGGAAGGCTTTGGCGTTCTCACGCCCCTGGCCGATCTTCTGACCCTCGTAGGCGAGCCAGGCGCCCGACTTCTCGACGACGCCGGCCTTGACGCCGAGATCGATCAACTCGCCGGTGCGCGAGATCCCTTCGCCGTACATGACGTCGAACTCGACCTGGCGGAACGGCGGGGCGACCTTGTTCTTGACCACCTTGACGCGTGTCTGGTTGCCGACGGCCTCCTCGCGATCCTTGATCGAGCCGATGCGCCGGATGTCGAGGCGGACCGAGGCATAGAATTTCAGGGCGTTGCCGCCGGTCGTCGTCTCGGGGCTGCCGAACATGACGCCGATCTTCATGCGGATCTGGTTGATGAAGATGACCATCGTGCGCGACTTGGAGATCGAGCCGGTGAGCTTGCGCAGGGCCTGGCTCATCAGGCGCGCCTGCAGGCCGGGCAGACTGTCGCCCATCTCGCCTTCGAGTTCGGCCTTCGGGGTGAGCGCCGCCACCGAATCCACAACCAGCACATCGATCGCCCCGGAGCGGACCAGGGTGTCGGTGATCTCGAGCGCCTGCTCACCGGTATCGGGCTGGGAGACCAGAAGCTCGTCGACGTTGACGCCCAGCTTGCGCGCATAGACCGGATCGAGCGCGTGCTCGGCATCGACGAAGGCACAAATCCCGCCGGTCTTTTGAGCTTCCGCGATACAGTGCAGCGCCAGGGTCGTCTTGCCCGACGATTCCGGACCGTAAATCTCGATGATGCGACCGCGCGGCAGCCCGCCGATGCCAAGCGCGATATCGAGACCGAGGGACCCGGTCGGAATCGCCTCGACATCGATCGAGTGGTTGGCGCCGAGCTTCATGATCGAGCCCTTGCCGAAGTGCTTCTCGATCTGTGAGAGCGCTGCTTCCAGCGCCTTCTGCTTGTCCATCTGCTCCCCCTCGACCACTCGAAGCTGTGGCTTGCTCATCTGTCGATCCCTTATCCCACGCCCTGCCTACCGCAGCAAACGGGGTTAATGTACACTTTTTGTTCGCACTTGGCAAATCTCCCCTATGCAACGGATATTAAAGCGTTTTCCAGTTCGTGTTCGGGAAGCGTTCACACGATGGGACGGCACTGAAGGGGGGCGCTTTGCTTCGGCGATTCGCCGTCGGCGGCAGGGACGTGCCAGGTCGAGTTGCAGATTCCGCATGCCTGCTCTGCCGCGCGCCATCACGCTGCCATATTGCACCGCAGCGAAAGAACGCGCATCTGCTGCGGCGCGCGGCTGCGCCGGTCATGCGACCGGACGGAATCGAAGGCGCCGCGCGGGTCCGTCTCCGGTGTAAAATGTCCAGGCAGGTCTATACGATGGCCACCCTCTCGGGTGCCGCCGTCATCCTTTCGCTCGTGGCCATGCTGTCGCTGGCCAAGCCGGTGCGCATCGTGGCTCCGCAGGATCTCTCCCCGCCAGCCGCTCCGCTGGCGCCAGCTCTCGCGCCGAAGACGCCGCAGGGATTTGCGTCGGTCGTCCAATAACGCCCCGGCGCGATCGAGCGGGCCACCGCCAAGAGGCCGGACGTGATCGTGATCTTCCCGATCGCGACGTCCGCGCTCACTTCTCGAGCACCTCCTTGACGGTCGTCACCAGATCCTTGAGCTGGAACGGTTTCGGCAGGAAGCTGAACTCGTCGCGCTCGTCGAGGCTCTTCAAGGCATCCTCGGCATAGCCGGAGATGAAAATGAACTTGAGGTCCGGGTTGGTGCTGCGCAGGCGTTTCAGCAGTGTCGGGCCGTCCATCTCCGGCATCATGATGTCGCTGACGACGAGATCGACCATCCCCTCGGCATCGTCCATGCGCTGAAGGGCCTCGGCGCCGGTCCCTGCCTCGATGACCTTGTAGCCCTGGCGTGTGAGGGCGCGGGCCGCGAAACGGCGCACCGCCTCCTCGTCCTCGACAAGCAGCACCGTGCCAGTGCCGGTCAGATCGCGCGGACGGCCACGCTGGCCGGAACGTGCCGGTGCCTCGTCGATCTGCTCGGCACCGAGATGCCGGGGCAGGTAGATGCGGAACGTCGTGCCCTCTCCGGGCTTGGTGTCGCAGAAGATATAGCCGCCGGTCTGTTTGATGATGCCGTAGACCGTGGCAAGGCCGAGCCCGGTGCCCTTGCCGATTTCCTTGGTGGAGAAGAACGGCTCGAAAATCTTTTCCTTGATCTCGGCCGACATGCCGCAACCCGTGTCACTCACCTCGCAGGCGACGTACTCGCCGGGAACGAAACTGTCGTCGGTCACCTGGCGGGAGGCTTCCTGGGAAAGGTTGTAGGTGCGGATCGTCAGGCAGCCGCCGTCGGGCATCGCGTCACGCGCATTGACCGCGAGATTCATGATGACCTGCTCGAATTGCGTCTGGTCGGCCTTGACGTACCAGAGGTCGCGGCCATGGCTGACGCGCAGCTCGATCTTTTCCTCCAGGATGCGGCTCAGCCACATCGACCAGTCGGAGATGATGTCGGTCAGCGAGAGGACGCGCGGGCGCAGCGTCTGTTGGCGCGAGAAGGCGAGCAACTGGCGCACGATGCCGGCGGCGCGGCTCGCGTTCTGCTTGATCGCCATGATGTCCTTGTGGGCGGGATCGGACGGCGGGTGGCTCGAGAGAAGGAAATCGCTGGAGAGGATGATGGTGGTCAGCACGTTGTTGAAATCGTGCGCCATGCCGCCGGCGAGTTGGCCGACGGCCTGCATCTTCTGGCTCTGGGCGAAACGCACCTCGAGCTCGCGCTGCTTGGAGAGATCGATGGCATAGACGATCGCCATCTCGCCCTTGTGGGCCGCGGGATCGCTCAGCGGGCTGACATAGAGACGGCCGACCTGACGTGTCTCCTCACCGAACGCGATCTCGACGGGGCCGGATGCACCCTCGCCCGAGATCGCCCGCGCGAGCGCCTGGCGCACCTGCTCTCGGCAGTCGGTCTCGAGCCGATCGAGCAGACTCGAGGGCGAACGCGTCCCATCCGATCCACCGAACATCCGCTCGAAGGCGGCGTTGCCGCGCGCCACCACGCCGTCCGCTCCGACCTTGGCGATCGCGATCGGTGCGGTCTCCAGGATGTGGTCGTAGGCCGTGCGATCGAGGGCGAGCGGAGCGCCGGCCGGCTCGGTGACCGCGGCGGGCTCACTGGCGATGCGCCGGCGCGTTTCCGGCGAAGGCATGACGAGAAGGAGACCGGAGGTTGCGGTGGAGCCCGGCAGGAGAAGCGCCTTGATCTTGGCGGAGGCGGGTTGCTGAGCGGCACCCCGCGTCCCGCTCCGAGCCACATCGCCGCCTGGAACGAGCGGCGCCGAGGCGGTGTTTCCGCCGGCGACGAGCAGCTCGACGACCGTGCCGCCGGCGATGATCTCGCCGACCGGAATGCCGGCCGTGATACCGGCGCGGATCCGCTCCAGCCGATCCTTGTTGGAGGCGACCAGAAGCGCGTCGAGCCGGCCGAGCGCCTCGCGCGCCTGTTCCCCGCGCCGCCGGCCCTGGCTACCTGCCTTGCCGCTGGAAGCTTGAGCGAGCCGCGTCAGCTCGCCGGTGATGATGTCGACCGAGAAAGCCGGCCCCGGCCAGGTCTGGGCAACCTGCTCCGCCTCGCCACCCCCCGCGTGCGCGAGTGCTTCGATGTCGGCGTGAACCTGCTCGGTCACGTCCTGGATGCGCCACTCGGTGAAGCCCTTGCCGGCACCGCGCCCGCCGGCGACGGGGTGGGTTGCCGAAAGCCGGAGCCACACGGTGCCGGGCTGGCCGGCGCCGACGACACGACCGTTCACGTCCGGAGCGAAGCACTCGACCTCGTCCTCGACGTTGACACCCTGGGCGGCGGCCCGGAACAACTCCATCACCGCCTCGGGATCGATGGCGCGGCCGGTGATCGCGATCTCGAGGTCGCGCTCACTGGTGAACGCCACCCCGGGAAAGAGACGGGCCAGCGCGGCGTTCGAGAACCGCGAAAAGCCCTCCTGGTCGAGCAACAGGATGCCGGACGGATTGGCATCGAAGTGGGCGGCGACCTCGCGCTCCTCGTCACTGGAGAAACGTGCCAGACCGACCGCGAAACTGAATATCGCGAAGACGCCGAATACGGCGAGCAACCCGAGCAGGGCGAGGACCACAGGCTCGCCGGTGTCGCGAACGAGCACGGAAAGCGCCGCGAGCGCGGTGGCAACGCCGACCGCGATCAGGATTAGAATGCCTGCCCACCCCTCACGCGAGCCGGCAGGATTCTGTGCCGCCACGACCGAACCACCTGCTTCGACTGAGAAAACCTGGCGGGAGGATAGCTGATTCGAACCGCTAACGGCGGCCCGGGGGTGGTTCTGGATACGCTCGACGAAAGACACCACGCAACGTCCCTGGAAATCATGATGGTCGGCACATTGACGCCGGTCGACCTTGGGCACGGGTCGCCGGGACGCACTGCGCGCCTGGCTTTGGCGCTGCGACGTCCCGTTCGCGATACGCCGATCTACGCGCCATTAGGGTTAAACTTGCGTGAAAGACGGTATATATGGGCCGGTACGGGACGCGATTCGTCGAGCCGCCCGCGGTCTCGACAGTCGGTCAGAAGGCCGATCGCAGCGCACGCGCGTGCGCGCGGTCGGTGGGTCCGCAGGTGCGGGAGCCGATGCGGCGCCCGAGGGGGGCTGCCATCGGGAACCGCGTTTCCACATCGTCACACCCGCGATCGCGTTCGGGTCGGGACGATATCCAAGGTGTGATAGTCTGCTTTGATGTCGCCGCATTGCATTGCCAGTGACCGCGGCGCCGACACGCGGCGCAACCGGAGAACGCTCCCATGCTCGAGACCATCCTCGTCTTCGTCGTCATCATCGCTCTGGGACTGGTCGCGGCTTGGTTCCTGCGAGGCTACCTGACGGGCAACACGGCCTCGCCCTCGATGTTCGGTGGAGGCCGCGAGAGGCGGCTCGGCGTCGTGGAGACCGCCAACGTGGACGGGCGCCGCAAGCTCGTGCTGCTTCATCGTGACGGGGTCGAGCACCTGATCATGACGGGCGGACCGATCGACGTGATCATCGAGACCGGCATCGGCGGCCGTCGTGGCGCCTATGAACGCCAGCACGGTCCGAATGGCGAGATCGGCGAGCCGCAAGGCTTCGGTCGGGCACGCGTTGCGGCGAGTTCGCGCCCGATCGAACCTTGAGATCGCCCGGTTCGGTCCACTCCAACCTCACACGCCGCGCCCCGCGGTCGGGCCGGCGGTATCGGTGCGCTCGAGGTGACCGGATGAACCATCTCGTTCGCGCGATCATCGCCCTGGTGGCGGTCGTCCTCACTGTTGCCGCGGGCGACGGTCCCTTTGCTTGGTCCAGTCCGACCACCGCGCCCGGCCTCGTGCGCCAGGCCGCTGCCGCTGATGTTTCGATGGCCAGCGTCGAAGCGGCCGAAGCGGCAGTGCAGCGCTGGCAGGGGCTGCTCGAAACCACCTCCAAGACCCTCGATCGCGTCGCCGGTGGCGATGCCCCAATCCCCGAATTCCGTGACGAGCTGACCGGCGTGCGTTGGGAAGCCAGGGATCTTGCCGCCAGTCTGGCGCCGAGCCTCGTGGAACTGCGGGCGCAGCTCGAACGCCTCGGTCCGGCGCCGGAGGCGGGCGGCACGCCGGAATCACCGAGCGTCGCCGAATCTCGTGCCGGCCTCGAGCGTGAAGTGAGCCGGATCGATGGCCTCGTGCGTTCGGCCGAACTCATCGCCACACGATCGGAAAGTCTCATCTCGCGCCTCGAGAACCTGCGCCGCCAGCGCTTCACCAGGGCCGTGCTCGAGCAGACCGCGAGCCCGCTGCTGCCCGAACTCTGGCGCGGCGCCTGGCAACAACAGCTCGCGAGCCTCGACAGCCTCGCGACCATCGCGCGAGCCTGGTGGAGGCGCGCCGCACCGCAGTGGCGACTCGCACTCCTCTTCGT
This genomic interval from Hyphomicrobiales bacterium contains the following:
- a CDS encoding GNAT family N-acetyltransferase is translated as MMRPSVDGIVILPLPDAGDESIVRRRLLEIFHLSRGGGEFPSPAERRAFERRWLTTYLDRFPQSCFVAVDGDGSGDADGAAGRTAVGYLVGVLRPPEADPILDEQGYHRHFAAVTERAPAHLHINIAPEWRSHGIGGRLVRAFLDLARAEGAAGVHVVTAEKARNVAFYRRVGFADAATADVGGRTLVCLIRELR
- a CDS encoding SDR family NAD(P)-dependent oxidoreductase, yielding MSRLAERTVVISGATSGIGKATARLLLDAGARVAVCGRSLAKAEDICRDRQGRAALLDLDVADPESVASLTRRLPAGWPVVDTVIAAAGHDVGGRQPFHECDAEALAGIVETNVNGTIRFVRAFIDGLRASGNGHIVTIGSIVGLRPYAGGSGYVPSKYAVRAFTEELRLDYRTEDLRVTEILPGLVETGFAAARHHGDEAVAAEFYSKAPGRLAPEDVAETILYALAAPPHVNISQLVVMPTRNK
- a CDS encoding helix-turn-helix domain-containing protein, with the protein product MSNEQDRLGAETRLRALSHGGDFDGRADEHDQPDWEDTLGGRIERARLASGLSQAQVARRLGVRSATMSAWESDRSEPRANRLVMLAGLLGVSPVWLISGHGDGPLPDGALADPRQFQASLESLRDQTAAIGRQIDRLLSRLQ
- a CDS encoding DUF1989 domain-containing protein; the protein is MGRKTIIPAGEGRAFEVATGESVRVVDIEGSQVVDCWAFDARDAGEFLSGEHTRSCIEKLWIECGDTLYSNRRHPFLTIVEDTSPGTHDYLMSACDDRRYELLGHVGPHRSCAANLLEALAAIGRVPPELPAPFNIFQNVVVGAGGRISIEPPGVRVGDSVTLRAERDLVVVFSACPMDIARTNGPDGLIKPVLVEVG
- a CDS encoding methyltransferase domain-containing protein encodes the protein MMEARVVGNSQLIEHYRQAHASRVYGTSSVKYLRYLRPEIGILRPRSVLDYGCGQSRFVDMLEIGYPLEVLRYDPAIPQYATPPAQPADLLINIDVLEHIEEHDLDAVLAHMRSLCRHAIIIVDTKASNHMLADGRNAHVSLHPHAWWQARIEKHFGPVRRIATPRSSRAGFATWQLAPRQRLARLVARARETGAYCARRAVGRHKTAWKDSTTHNVD
- the recA gene encoding recombinase RecA; this translates as MSKPQLRVVEGEQMDKQKALEAALSQIEKHFGKGSIMKLGANHSIDVEAIPTGSLGLDIALGIGGLPRGRIIEIYGPESSGKTTLALHCIAEAQKTGGICAFVDAEHALDPVYARKLGVNVDELLVSQPDTGEQALEITDTLVRSGAIDVLVVDSVAALTPKAELEGEMGDSLPGLQARLMSQALRKLTGSISKSRTMVIFINQIRMKIGVMFGSPETTTGGNALKFYASVRLDIRRIGSIKDREEAVGNQTRVKVVKNKVAPPFRQVEFDVMYGEGISRTGELIDLGVKAGVVEKSGAWLAYEGQKIGQGRENAKAFLKENPAIAAAIERDVRQSAGLIVKAITQGEAEADDPAAHLPDDAPIEDGPRPKRAGRGS
- a CDS encoding response regulator, with the protein product MELFRAAAQGVNVEDEVECFAPDVNGRVVGAGQPGTVWLRLSATHPVAGGRGAGKGFTEWRIQDVTEQVHADIEALAHAGGGEAEQVAQTWPGPAFSVDIITGELTRLAQASSGKAGSQGRRRGEQAREALGRLDALLVASNKDRLERIRAGITAGIPVGEIIAGGTVVELLVAGGNTASAPLVPGGDVARSGTRGAAQQPASAKIKALLLPGSTATSGLLLVMPSPETRRRIASEPAAVTEPAGAPLALDRTAYDHILETAPIAIAKVGADGVVARGNAAFERMFGGSDGTRSPSSLLDRLETDCREQVRQALARAISGEGASGPVEIAFGEETRQVGRLYVSPLSDPAAHKGEMAIVYAIDLSKQRELEVRFAQSQKMQAVGQLAGGMAHDFNNVLTTIILSSDFLLSSHPPSDPAHKDIMAIKQNASRAAGIVRQLLAFSRQQTLRPRVLSLTDIISDWSMWLSRILEEKIELRVSHGRDLWYVKADQTQFEQVIMNLAVNARDAMPDGGCLTIRTYNLSQEASRQVTDDSFVPGEYVACEVSDTGCGMSAEIKEKIFEPFFSTKEIGKGTGLGLATVYGIIKQTGGYIFCDTKPGEGTTFRIYLPRHLGAEQIDEAPARSGQRGRPRDLTGTGTVLLVEDEEAVRRFAARALTRQGYKVIEAGTGAEALQRMDDAEGMVDLVVSDIMMPEMDGPTLLKRLRSTNPDLKFIFISGYAEDALKSLDERDEFSFLPKPFQLKDLVTTVKEVLEK